Part of the Clostridium sporogenes genome, TCATAAAGAAATACATTTGTTATAAGACTTAACAGAATGCTTATAGATAATATGAAAAAAAATGAAGTAGATATAGCTTTTTTCATTTCATCATATTGTTTTGCACCATAAAGTTGTGAAAAAAATGCAGATGCTCCCATAGCTAGTCCAATTAAAATAGATGTCATAAAACTCATAATGAGGAAACAGGACCCTACAGCTGCAAAAGCCTCATTTCCTACAAATCGTCCTACAACAATAGAATCTACTACATTATATATTTGTTGAAATAAATTTCCGATAAACATAGGAATAAAGAACCTTACAATGATTCCCATTGGTTTTCCTTTGGTCATGTCAGTTTCCATGATAAAAACCTCCTTTTTTTCAAATATGCACGCTTTAATATTTAGGCATTTTATAAGCAATAGCCATTTCTCCCGTTATAGGATTGGTATATATCTCACAGTCAATTTCATATACTGATTTTATAAGCCCTTTAGTCAAAATCTGATTTGGCTTTCCATAGGTTACTATTTCTCCATTCTTTACTACATACAAAATATCACAATATGTAGCTGCCATTGATAAGTCATGCAATGCCGCCAATACGCCTATTTTTAATGATTTTACAATAGAAAAAATTTGGAGTTGATATTTAATGTCTAAGTGATTTGTTGGTTCGTCTAGAATTAAAAACTTTGGCTCCTGCGCTATAGCTCTAGCTAATATGACCCTTTGTTTTTCTCCACCTGAAAGAGTTAGGTAGCTTCTATCAGAATATGTAGTTAAATTCACCTTTTTCAAAGCATTATGCACAATTTCATAATCCTCTTTATTATCAGGCTCCATTAAATTCTTATGAGGTGTTCTTCCCATCATAACCATATCGTAAACAGAAAAATCAAAACTCAAATCATTAAACTGTCCAACGACACCCATCTCTTTTGAGACTGATTTAGCTTTTGATTTTAAAACATCCTTCTCTCCTAAAAAAACAGATCCTTTTTCGGGGTTTATTACTTTATATATGCTTTTTAATAAAGTTGATTTTCCGCATCCGTTTGGTCCAATAATCCCAACAAATTTTCCATTATCGACCTGTAGAGAAATATCCTTTACAATTTTTCTTCCTGATAAAGTAACAAATATATTGTCTACTTTTAAATTCAATTTACTTACCTCCAAATCCATAACTTTTCTTTACTAGCATGTACATAAACACAGGTGCTCCAAGAAGAGATGTAATAATGCCAATTGGTAGTTCTCCATTTGGAATAATTGTTCTAGCAAAAATATCTGCCCAGATTAAAAATATTGCACTAAATAGGATACTTGTTGGTAAAAGTAGTTTGTTATCCGAGCCAACAATACTTCTAACAATATGAGGAACAATTAACCCCACAAATCCTATAATCCCACAAGTTGCTACTATAACACCTGTTACTGCAACTGAAATCACCATATAAAGTCTTCTATAAAAATTAAGGTTTATTCCCAAAGTAACTGCCGTCTCTTCTCCCATCATCATAGTATTCATTATTCTTGCCTGGGATAAAAATAACACCACAGCTAACATTACAATGATAGTAATAATAGGAAGCTTTCCCCACTGTGCAGAGGTTAGACTTCCCATAGTCCAAAATGTTACAGAACGAATTCCCTCTGCATCCTTAGCAAAATAAACAATAAAACTTGAAATTGCATTGCATAAAGCATTGATAACAGTTCCAGCGAGTACTAATTTTATAGAGGACATTTTTCCACCAATACTGGCAAGCCCCATAACTAAAGCCCCAGCACCAAATGCGCCAATAAATGCCCAAAAAGCAACTCCAAGTTCACCAAAAGTCCCTGCAACACCAAATCCAATCATAATTGAAAATGTTGCTCCTAATGAAGCACCAGACGAAATTCCTAATATATAAGGATCAGCTAAAGGATTTTGTACAGAAGCCTGCATAACTACACCACATAATGTAAGCCCAATTCCTGCAATCATAGCTAATAACACTCTAGGAAAACGAATTTGCCAAATAATCTCCTCAAACATTCCATTCATAAATTGATCTAAATTACCAGTTTGTAATCCAGTTAATTTATAGATTAATATTCTATAAGATTGGCTGAATGGAATAGATACTTGTCCTATTGATACTGAAATTATGATAGATAATATAAGGATAGTAACTAACCCAATAATTATTGCAGTAAACAGAGAACGTCTCTTAGAAGTACCTTCATAATTCACTGTATTATATTTTGCTACTCCTACTTTTCCTGTTTGTAACATAACTAATTTCCTCCAAATAATTCAGGATGAATGAATTTTGCAACATCTTCATACAAATCTGAAAGTTCAAGGCTTCCACGTATTGCATTGGTGTAGTCTACAACCATCACATTACCTGTCTTTATTGCAGTAACATTTTGAAGTCTTTTATTAGAAAGTATTTTATTTTTTATCTTTTCCCTATCAGACCCTTGGAACTCAGTTATAATTATTTTTTCTGGATTTGCAGCAATAATTGACTCAATTGACATCTCCATATATGAATCCTTTGATAATTCTATATATTTTCCACCTGCATCTTCAATTACTTCATCGATGATGCATCCTGATGGCGGATAATAATCATAATTTTCACGTCCAGCGCTTGCTACAAGTAATACATTTGGGGTAGTTTTCGCTTTTTTAGCTACTTCTTTAACTTTATTTATTCTCTCCTTTTGTTCTTTTAAATACTTATTTGTCTCATTTTCAATGTTAAAAGCTAATCCAAAATTCTTAATATCCTTAAAGTATTCATCAATGCTTCGTCCTATCGTAAAATTTACCGCTGGAAGAACTGGAATACCTCTATCATTCCAAAAGGAAATGTCACCTACCCTATCTTCTTTAAAGGCTGAAGACATAGAATAAATAATATCAGGTTTCAAAGCAATTATTGCTTCTTTAGAAGGCCACGTTTTTGCAATAATTGGCATTTTAGATATTTGACTATCATATTTTGAAAAAGATTTATCAAGATATCCTACCCCGACAACTTTATCTTGTAATCCAAATTTAATCATTAATTCAGCCATAGATTGTCCCATTATCACCACTCTCTTAGGCTCTTTTTCTATGGTTTGTACTATCTCTTTTCCCTCATCAGTATAAACCTTAATATTTACAGGATAATTACTTTTAGATTTATTTTCTTTTTGCTCTTGTTCATCTATGGTTTCACCTTTCCCATTGTGTTTTTTTATAGATTGAGAGCATCCTACCATCCCTAAAATAAAAATAAATCCTATAAATAATGTTACACACTTTTTTAACATTTTTTACCTCCTTATGTATTCTAGTAACTACAAAAATTTTATTTCTTCTTAAGAACTATAATACAAAAAAATTCATATTATCTATATTGATGTAGTCACTGTTTATATTGAGAAAAAAACTTTAAAAATAAGGACAATATCTGTTATCTTTAAATGTGATAATATGTTGTAAAATATATGAGTATATAACTAAATTTCTCCAATAAAATAAGCCACAGGTACTATACCTGTGGCAATTTAAATAAATAAAAATTATGAAAAAAATTAATTTACAAGTTTTAAGGAATCATCTTTATATTGCAAAGGGGTTACTCCAAACTCCTTTTTAAAAGCATAACAAAAATTACTTGGATTTGAATATCCTACATCAAGAGCAATTTCATTAATAGATTTGTCGGTATCTAATAATAATATAGCAGCACGCTCCAGACACGTTTTTCTGTGATATCTGAATATAGTATCACCATATATTGCTTTAAATCCCTTTGCTAATTTATTCTTATTTATTGCTAACTGTTTCGATAAAATATTTACTGTTGGAAGCTCATATAGATTCTTCATTAACACCTCTGGTATCTTTTTTATCTGATTAATTTCAAATTCATCCAGCTGCAATTGATTTATTTTATTTGTCCCTAGAATTTCATAGGATACTATCTTTGATAATATTTCCATTACCTTACTTTCAAAAAATAAAATTTTCGATTTTTCTGGTAAACTGCAATTAAATATTTGTAAAAATATGTTTGCAATTTCAGGAGAAACATTTATTCCTTGATAATACTGATTTCTAAGTTCATTCTCTAATTCCTCTATCGTGTCCTCCCATAGTTCAATCCCACAGCTACCAAAATATGATGCTATAGCTGATTTTTCAGTAGTAATTGAAATACCTTGATATTTCTGACCTGCACAATTAATCACCTTTCCGCAAGTTTCACGGGACATTGATATGGAAAGTTCATTTTTAGAAAGACACATATTTCCTACTTTATCTTCATGAATATTTAAGCAACCATCAACACAATATTCTATTTCAAAATACTCTTCCGATAAGTCAAATTCTGTTATCATATCATGATTAAATATTGTATCATAAATTATAAGCATCACATTTCCCATAAGTTTATAAAATTTTATACAGCCTTTACCATATTGGGGCTTTATATCATATATAATTTCTTTTTCATCACTAAAATTCATAGAATCTCGTATTGTTGCGAATTGGGTACGTATTGATGAATATTGCATAATCATTGATGAACATCCTTGTTTCGTATTTATATGAAATTTATGTTTCATTCTATATCCTCCTTTCTTGTTCTCAATAAATCTTTTTCTACTTCCTATGATTTATTTCAATGTTTATATAATTCACATTTAATATATAACAATGCAATATATGATAATGTAATTCATTATCATATATTATATTTCTTTTTATTTATTTTATCAATTTATTTTCTATATAATTTATAATGCATAAAATTAAGAACAATATATGCAATCCTTTAAAAATATATCATCATAACTCTATGACTCTAGAGAAAATCTAGCAAGATTAAATAGTGAAATATGTAATATGGAAATCTGCAATAACTAATGGAATAAAAACATAATCTGCGTAACCTCCATTTTTATAAGAATCTTATTATCATTCCTATAGAGTTTACACAGATTATTTTACTTTCTCTATTTTGAAATTTCTTTTATACTAATTTCAGCTTTTCTCTCTCCATTTGGAACAGCTTCTAAAGTATCTAAACTATGTGCTTCTATATTAGTTTTACTCTCTTCCACATCATCAACACTATTTTTAATAATATTAATATCTCCTGATCCTTGTTCAATATGAGCTTTCCCTTTCTTAAGATTTTCCATTTGTTTTTTATATTCTTTCATCCCCCTTTTAATCAACTCTTTATCTTCTGATGATTTTTTAATCTCAGACATAGTATACCTTAATGCCCTTTGCGCTGTGTTCATATCTCCTTTAGCCTCTGCTGCTCTATACACTGAGTGTGCAACCTTCGCAACCTTTTCATGAGAAAAGGCCGAAGTAATTCCTATCATAACATTTTTATTTATTGCTTGAGGATTTTCACAATGTTCTTCTTTTATTTTTTCTTTTTTAGTATCATTTCCCTTTTCTTCTTTACCTTCTAGTTTTTCTTTTGATTTCATAGCTTTTTCTTCTGTTAATTGTTTTTCAATTTCTTGAAGCTTTTTCTCAATTTCTTTAATTGACTTTTCTTTGTTTTCTTTAGAATCTTTACCTTCCTCAATTTTTTTCATTTCCTCTTGTAACTGCAACTTTTGTTTTTCTAAAGGACTCATAGCATTATTAGAAAGGTTATTTCCCTTTAAACCCATATATCTAGTAGTACTAAAAAATGTATTTGATACTGCACCTATTCTCATACATATACCTCCTTTTGGTTAATAAATATAAACATGTATTTATTAACCTCTTCGAAAATAAAAGAAAAAAACTAATCTTATTGTTGTGAATAGACTCCTATTGGTAGTGAATAAGTATTATAAAACTTGGAGCATAATATTTAGCACAAACATATTCTCACTGCTTTCAATATAAGTAGTTCCACAATACTTGTTAGTAATACTTTCAATATTTAAAAGTCCCAATCCATGATTTATATTATCAACTTTATCTGTAAGCACATAATCTTTATTTATATAGCCTTCCATGCTATTCTTTATTTCAAATACTATAAATGACTTATTCACAATACTTGTTATATGTATATATTTTTTTATGCTCTTATCTGTAATTTTTTCACAAGCCTCTATTGCGTTATCTAATGCATTACCAAGTATTACACATAGATCAAAAGAATCAATTTTTATATTAGCTGATATTTTTACATTACACTTAAAATCTATATTTTTATCTATGCTAATATTATATTTTTCACTTATAACAGCATCAGCAAAGGGGTTTCCTGTATTTACTTTTAAATTAAGACTTTCTAATGACTTTGTTATTTTTTTTAAATACACCTCTGTACTTTTTATATCACCATCTGCAATTAAATTTTTAATACAAACCAAATGATTATTTATGTCATGCTTAAATGCTCTAGTATTTTTAGATTGTATCTGCAAATTTTTATAATGCTCTGTTTGCATATTAAATTGCTGTCTTAACAACAATTCTTTCTGTCTCATGACATTTTCTTTTATAAGCCTATCTAAAGTTATTACTGTAAACACTGCGCAAACTAAAGCCATAGATGCAAATCCCAGCATTTTTATATTATTAAATAATGAATTATTTACATTATTATTTTTGTAATAAAGCTTAAAATATTCACATAGTAAAGCTACTATAAACACATTAGGAATTACAAACAATAGCGTATATTTAAAATCTTTAAGCCTATCATCAATCCAGCAATTTTCTAATATAAAATTAAGTATTAGAATATATAGAAACCGTGAAATAATTAAAAATATCTGGTTTACTATTCCCTTTATCTGTTCTGTCTGATAAGGTAAATTTGATATATAAATATAATTTGACATAAAAATCAAAGGTACTGTTATATACTGAAAAATCTCATTGAAACAATTATAGATTATAGTAACTATAATTTTTTTAAAGCACGTCCCATTACAAAATATTAAGGAAAATGAAAAAAAGTATATAGCTGCTGGTATCCACTGATAGATACTTTCTATATTAAATTTCTCTACAATAAAAAAAGGGACATTAGGTATTATAAGCATTGCTATAATTATATATTGAGGCTTTATTTTAAAACCTAAAAATCTTTTAAATACTATGTATAATATATAAAAGTCTATTATGTATAAAATTAAAGATAGTCCTTTTTCTATCATATTTAAAATAGACACTTACTATACTGAACCTCCCTTTATGTACTTTAAAAATGTCTTAGCAAATTCATCATATTTACCCTTTGATAGCATTATCTTTGTATTATTATCAAGCACTATTTCTGTTTTATCAAATTTCATTACATATTTTAGGTTTACTATATAACTCCTATGACATCTAAAGAAGCTGTTTCTATGAACCTTTTCCTCTATATTTTTAATCCTATCATAATATTGTATTACTTCTCTTTCCGTATGTATATTTATAATTCTATTCTGCACCTCAAAAAAGTGTATGTTATCTAATAAAACTTTTATTGTGCTTTTTCCTTTCTTAAATATAATGCACTGTTCAGTATTTTCTTTATAACTAAACAATTTTAAAATTCTATCCATGATCTCTAATATCTTTTCTTCCTCAGCAGGTTTTATAAGATAATGAAATGCAGATACATCAAAGGCTTCAAAAACATATTCTTCAAAGGCTGTTATAAAAATAATCTTTGTAGCATTATTATTTTCTCTCATGCGTTTAGCTATGTCTATACCAGAAAGCTTGCCCATTTTTATATCTAAAAACACAATATCAAAATAGATATCAGAAAATATCAGTTGCTC contains:
- a CDS encoding ABC transporter ATP-binding protein; protein product: MNLKVDNIFVTLSGRKIVKDISLQVDNGKFVGIIGPNGCGKSTLLKSIYKVINPEKGSVFLGEKDVLKSKAKSVSKEMGVVGQFNDLSFDFSVYDMVMMGRTPHKNLMEPDNKEDYEIVHNALKKVNLTTYSDRSYLTLSGGEKQRVILARAIAQEPKFLILDEPTNHLDIKYQLQIFSIVKSLKIGVLAALHDLSMAATYCDILYVVKNGEIVTYGKPNQILTKGLIKSVYEIDCEIYTNPITGEMAIAYKMPKY
- a CDS encoding FecCD family ABC transporter permease, with the translated sequence MLQTGKVGVAKYNTVNYEGTSKRRSLFTAIIIGLVTILILSIIISVSIGQVSIPFSQSYRILIYKLTGLQTGNLDQFMNGMFEEIIWQIRFPRVLLAMIAGIGLTLCGVVMQASVQNPLADPYILGISSGASLGATFSIMIGFGVAGTFGELGVAFWAFIGAFGAGALVMGLASIGGKMSSIKLVLAGTVINALCNAISSFIVYFAKDAEGIRSVTFWTMGSLTSAQWGKLPIITIIVMLAVVLFLSQARIMNTMMMGEETAVTLGINLNFYRRLYMVISVAVTGVIVATCGIIGFVGLIVPHIVRSIVGSDNKLLLPTSILFSAIFLIWADIFARTIIPNGELPIGIITSLLGAPVFMYMLVKKSYGFGGK
- a CDS encoding ABC transporter substrate-binding protein, with the protein product MLKKCVTLFIGFIFILGMVGCSQSIKKHNGKGETIDEQEQKENKSKSNYPVNIKVYTDEGKEIVQTIEKEPKRVVIMGQSMAELMIKFGLQDKVVGVGYLDKSFSKYDSQISKMPIIAKTWPSKEAIIALKPDIIYSMSSAFKEDRVGDISFWNDRGIPVLPAVNFTIGRSIDEYFKDIKNFGLAFNIENETNKYLKEQKERINKVKEVAKKAKTTPNVLLVASAGRENYDYYPPSGCIIDEVIEDAGGKYIELSKDSYMEMSIESIIAANPEKIIITEFQGSDREKIKNKILSNKRLQNVTAIKTGNVMVVDYTNAIRGSLELSDLYEDVAKFIHPELFGGN
- a CDS encoding helix-turn-helix domain-containing protein; translated protein: MKHKFHINTKQGCSSMIMQYSSIRTQFATIRDSMNFSDEKEIIYDIKPQYGKGCIKFYKLMGNVMLIIYDTIFNHDMITEFDLSEEYFEIEYCVDGCLNIHEDKVGNMCLSKNELSISMSRETCGKVINCAGQKYQGISITTEKSAIASYFGSCGIELWEDTIEELENELRNQYYQGINVSPEIANIFLQIFNCSLPEKSKILFFESKVMEILSKIVSYEILGTNKINQLQLDEFEINQIKKIPEVLMKNLYELPTVNILSKQLAINKNKLAKGFKAIYGDTIFRYHRKTCLERAAILLLDTDKSINEIALDVGYSNPSNFCYAFKKEFGVTPLQYKDDSLKLVN
- a CDS encoding sensor histidine kinase; this translates as MSILNMIEKGLSLILYIIDFYILYIVFKRFLGFKIKPQYIIIAMLIIPNVPFFIVEKFNIESIYQWIPAAIYFFSFSLIFCNGTCFKKIIVTIIYNCFNEIFQYITVPLIFMSNYIYISNLPYQTEQIKGIVNQIFLIISRFLYILILNFILENCWIDDRLKDFKYTLLFVIPNVFIVALLCEYFKLYYKNNNVNNSLFNNIKMLGFASMALVCAVFTVITLDRLIKENVMRQKELLLRQQFNMQTEHYKNLQIQSKNTRAFKHDINNHLVCIKNLIADGDIKSTEVYLKKITKSLESLNLKVNTGNPFADAVISEKYNISIDKNIDFKCNVKISANIKIDSFDLCVILGNALDNAIEACEKITDKSIKKYIHITSIVNKSFIVFEIKNSMEGYINKDYVLTDKVDNINHGLGLLNIESITNKYCGTTYIESSENMFVLNIMLQVL
- a CDS encoding LytR/AlgR family response regulator transcription factor; amino-acid sequence: MLKIAVCDDEVLQRIDIIKKIKSVLENNYCHYHYDIEEFSSGEQLIFSDIYFDIVFLDIKMGKLSGIDIAKRMRENNNATKIIFITAFEEYVFEAFDVSAFHYLIKPAEEEKILEIMDRILKLFSYKENTEQCIIFKKGKSTIKVLLDNIHFFEVQNRIINIHTEREVIQYYDRIKNIEEKVHRNSFFRCHRSYIVNLKYVMKFDKTEIVLDNNTKIMLSKGKYDEFAKTFLKYIKGGSV